The Brassica napus cultivar Da-Ae chromosome C7, Da-Ae, whole genome shotgun sequence genome has a segment encoding these proteins:
- the LOC106359575 gene encoding NAC domain-containing protein 37-like, translating to MESCSVPPGFRFHPTDEELVGYYLRKKVASQKIDLDVIRDIDLYKIEPWDLQERCRIGYEEQNEWYFFSHKDKKYPTGTRTNRATMTGFWKATGRDKAVYDKTKLIGMRKTLVFYKGRAPNGQKSDWIIHEYRLESDENAPPQEEGWVVCRAFKKRATGQTKNTETWSSSYFYDEAVSSGVNSIIDPIEYISNQKHDIYGKGFMCKQEIEGMVDDLNYMQSYHQFIQLPQLQSPSLPVMKRPSSSMSISSMDNNSNYITSLDDEASFESVISGENKRKNTKKQVKMIGDWRELDKFVASQLISQDNGTSDYVGHHINHEDMEMDSSLLLNERDEENRFVSELLNSNTDYDSGIAYLMNETI from the exons ATGGAATCTTGTAGCGTTCCTCCGGGATTTAGGTTCCATCCGACGGACGAAGAGCTTGTCGGGTACTATCTAAGGAAGAAAGTCGCATCGCAAAAGATCGATCTCGATGTCATTAGAGACATCGATCTCTACAAAATTGAACCATGGGATCTACAAG AGCGATGTCGAATCGGGTATGAGGAACAGAATGAATGGTACTTTTTTAGTCACAAAGACAAGAAATATCCAACGGGGACAAGGACTAATAGAGCGACCATGACTGGATTTTGGAAAGCCACGGGAAGAGACAAAGCTGTTTATGACAAAACAAAACTGATTGGGATGAGGAAAACACTTGTGTTCTACAAAGGACGTGCTCCTAATGGCCAAAAATCCGATTGGATTATCCATGAGTACCGGCTCGAGTCAGATGAGAACGCACCGCCGCAG GAAGAAGGGTGGGTCGTCTGTAGAGCGTTTAAGAAAAGAGCAACAGGGCAAACTAAAAACACGGAAACTTGGAGCTCCAGTTACTTTTACGATGAAGCCGTGTCAAGTGGAGTTAACTCAATTATAGACCCCATTGAGTACATATCTAATCAGAAACATGACATTTACGGAAAAGGTTTTATGTGTAAGCAAGAGATAGAAGGAATGGTTGATGATCTAAACTATATGCAGTCATATCATCAATTCATTCAGCTTCCACAACTCCAAAGCCCTTCTCTCCCGGTGATGAAAAGGCCATCTAGCTCGATGTCTATATCATCAATGGATAACAATAGTAACTACATAACCTCATTGGATGATGAAGCAAGCTTTGAGTCAGTTATAAGCGgagagaataagagaaagaATACGAAGAAGCAAGTAAAGATGATAGGAGATTGGAGAGAGCTAGACAAGTTTGTTGCTTCCCAACTCATTAGCCAAGATAATGGAACTTCAGATTATGTTGGTCATCATATAAATCATGAAGATATGGAGATGGATTCTTCGTTGTTGTTGAACGAGAGAGACGAAGAGAACAGGTTCGTTAGTGAGTTATTGAATTCAAACACGGATTATGATAGTGGGATTG